In Methanomicrobium antiquum, one DNA window encodes the following:
- a CDS encoding restriction endonuclease subunit S — MEKKIQDKWIPQKLEELGYVSRGRSKNRPRNDPKLYEGKYPFFQTGDIKRANLYLSEYSQTYNEKGLAQSKLWQPGTLCITIAANIAETAILKIEGCFPDSVVGFIPDEKKADIHYIKYYLDTIKLQIQNVSKGTTQDNLSLEKLRIFDILTPPLPTQKKIAAILSAYDNLIENNTRRIKILEEMAQALYREWFVEFRFPGHEDVEMVDDGCGRMIPEGWEYSKLEDVCTIIMGQSPKSEYYNETGEGLPFHQGVTNFGPRYPSDKIYCTILKRIAKKGDILFSVRAPVGRLNIANNRIILGRGLSAIRNKNGNQIFTYYQLKEIFKEEDIIGGGTIFKAVTKEEIQNVKFLQPSNIILNKFERIVSPIDSMLDSLYSKNHNLTQTRDLLLPRLIEGEVDVSELDIAVAENNGE, encoded by the coding sequence GTGGAAAAGAAAATTCAGGACAAATGGATTCCTCAAAAACTTGAGGAACTTGGATATGTTAGCCGAGGAAGATCCAAAAATCGTCCAAGAAATGATCCAAAATTATATGAGGGCAAGTATCCTTTTTTTCAAACAGGAGATATAAAGAGAGCCAATCTGTATCTAAGCGAATATTCTCAAACATATAATGAAAAAGGATTAGCTCAAAGCAAACTTTGGCAACCTGGAACTCTATGTATTACTATCGCAGCAAATATCGCTGAAACTGCAATTCTAAAAATAGAAGGATGTTTTCCAGATAGTGTTGTTGGCTTTATTCCGGACGAGAAAAAAGCAGATATTCACTATATAAAATATTATCTTGACACGATTAAACTTCAAATTCAAAATGTTTCAAAAGGTACAACACAAGACAATCTCAGTTTAGAAAAATTAAGAATTTTTGACATTCTCACCCCACCACTCCCAACCCAGAAAAAAATCGCTGCAATCCTCTCCGCCTACGACAACTTAATCGAGAACAACACCCGGCGCATTAAAATCCTTGAGGAGATGGCGCAGGCGTTATACCGGGAATGGTTTGTGGAGTTTCGTTTCCCCGGGCATGAGGATGTTGAAATGGTTGATGATGGTTGCGGGAGGATGATTCCGGAGGGGTGGGAATACTCAAAACTCGAAGATGTCTGTACAATCATCATGGGTCAGTCCCCCAAATCAGAGTATTACAATGAAACTGGTGAGGGATTACCTTTTCATCAGGGAGTTACAAATTTTGGGCCAAGATATCCTTCAGACAAAATTTATTGCACCATTTTGAAAAGAATTGCCAAAAAAGGTGACATACTATTTAGTGTTCGTGCTCCTGTTGGAAGACTGAATATTGCAAATAATAGGATAATTCTTGGAAGAGGTCTTAGTGCCATTAGGAATAAAAACGGAAACCAGATTTTCACTTATTATCAATTAAAAGAGATATTCAAAGAGGAGGATATTATTGGTGGAGGCACTATTTTCAAGGCTGTTACAAAAGAAGAAATCCAAAATGTAAAATTCCTTCAGCCATCGAATATTATTCTCAACAAATTTGAAAGAATTGTGAGCCCTATTGATTCAATGTTGGATTCACTTTATTCTAAGAATCACAATCTTACTCAAACCCGCGATCTTCTCCTACCCCGGCTTATTGAAGGTGAGGTTGATGTCTCAGAACTTGATATTGCAGTTGCAGAAAACAACGGTGAATAA
- a CDS encoding valine--tRNA ligase, with protein sequence MSQPKEIPKTYDPIEVEERWMNTWKKESYYFDRSSKKPQFIIDTPPPYPTGNFHIGNAFNWCYIDFIARYKRMCGFNVMFPQGWDCHGLPTEVKVEELNNITKNDVPRDEFRKMCRELTLQNIEKMRKTMWRCGFSNDWSNEYITMMPEYYKKTQLSFLRMYKKGDIYQSEHPVNFCTRCETAIAFAEVSYEDRTTKLNFFDFDGVEIATSRPELLAACVAVAVHPDDERYKNLSGKTLKVPLFGHDVRIIKDEAVDPSFGSGAVMICTFGDKQDVHWWVKHKLDLRCAITLTGKMTEIAGKYAGMSSTDCRAAILSDMENEGILKRQEPLEQRVGTCWRCKTPIEILSERQWFVKVHNDDILENANKINWTPEHMKSRLENWASQMEWDWCISRQRIFATPIPVWFCNKCGEVILPDESLLPVDPTSDMPENPCPKCGSTEFTGEKDVLDTWMDSSISVLNITGWDGSGVPPLFPAQIRPQGHDIIRTWAFYTILRAGAITGEKPWDEILVNGMVLGDDGFKMSKSRGNIISPEEVIAKHGADAFRQWSASGAATGQDIVFSWNDVIAAARFQTKMWNICRFVLMQLEKGEPEDDSASVLADRWLMDKLSSTEKTVTECMDSYNFAGAILSIREFAREIFADNYIELVKGRLYGDGTGRGSALFALRTSIDALCRMLSPFTPYFSEECYTILTGKSVHSESWVDFEYEDEDARLQGELLVKVVSEVRRYKHDEGLALNALLGHVVVYTPYEINDGGDAASALNANLEWKCEKPKLIKSVSDVKFNFGIIGPVFRKQANSYMNAIRALSDDEKINPPKTVLVDGSEADVLENSYEPVFSYSVAGETVDVLTISDDVIVTVQKKI encoded by the coding sequence ATGTCTCAGCCAAAGGAAATCCCAAAAACTTATGATCCAATAGAGGTTGAAGAGCGGTGGATGAATACGTGGAAGAAGGAGTCTTATTATTTTGACAGAAGCTCCAAAAAACCGCAGTTTATAATTGATACCCCGCCGCCTTATCCTACAGGAAATTTCCATATCGGAAATGCGTTTAACTGGTGTTATATTGACTTTATTGCGCGCTATAAAAGAATGTGTGGCTTTAATGTCATGTTTCCGCAGGGCTGGGACTGCCATGGTCTTCCAACCGAAGTTAAGGTTGAAGAATTAAACAATATTACCAAAAACGATGTTCCAAGAGATGAGTTTCGGAAGATGTGCCGTGAACTTACTCTTCAAAACATCGAAAAAATGAGAAAAACCATGTGGCGCTGTGGTTTTTCAAACGACTGGTCTAATGAATACATAACAATGATGCCTGAGTATTACAAAAAGACCCAGTTGTCATTTCTTCGGATGTATAAAAAAGGCGATATTTACCAGAGTGAGCATCCGGTAAATTTCTGTACACGCTGTGAGACTGCGATTGCTTTTGCAGAAGTATCATACGAAGACAGAACTACCAAACTAAATTTCTTTGATTTTGACGGTGTTGAGATTGCAACATCACGCCCTGAGCTTTTAGCGGCATGTGTTGCGGTTGCAGTTCATCCTGATGACGAGAGATACAAAAACCTCTCAGGAAAAACCCTGAAGGTCCCACTCTTCGGGCACGATGTAAGAATCATAAAAGATGAGGCTGTTGATCCGTCTTTTGGAAGCGGTGCTGTAATGATCTGTACCTTTGGTGATAAGCAGGATGTTCACTGGTGGGTAAAGCACAAACTGGATCTTAGATGTGCAATTACACTTACAGGCAAAATGACAGAAATTGCCGGTAAATACGCAGGTATGAGTTCAACCGATTGTCGTGCGGCTATTTTGTCTGATATGGAAAATGAGGGCATACTAAAGCGCCAGGAGCCTCTGGAACAGCGTGTTGGTACATGCTGGAGATGTAAAACACCAATTGAAATTTTATCAGAGCGCCAGTGGTTTGTAAAAGTTCACAATGACGATATTTTAGAGAATGCAAACAAGATTAACTGGACACCTGAGCACATGAAATCACGCCTTGAAAACTGGGCATCCCAGATGGAGTGGGACTGGTGCATCTCAAGGCAGAGAATTTTTGCAACTCCGATTCCGGTATGGTTCTGCAATAAATGTGGTGAGGTTATTCTTCCGGATGAGTCTTTACTTCCGGTTGACCCGACATCAGATATGCCTGAAAATCCGTGTCCAAAGTGTGGTTCAACCGAATTTACAGGCGAGAAGGATGTCCTTGATACCTGGATGGATTCATCGATTTCAGTTTTAAACATCACCGGCTGGGACGGCTCAGGTGTTCCTCCGCTTTTCCCTGCACAGATTCGTCCGCAGGGTCATGATATTATCAGAACATGGGCATTTTATACAATTCTTCGCGCAGGCGCAATCACAGGAGAAAAACCCTGGGATGAGATTTTGGTCAATGGTATGGTTCTTGGTGATGATGGTTTTAAGATGTCAAAGAGCCGTGGAAATATCATCTCTCCTGAAGAAGTCATTGCAAAGCACGGTGCTGATGCATTCCGCCAGTGGAGTGCGTCCGGTGCGGCAACAGGCCAGGATATTGTATTTAGCTGGAATGATGTTATTGCGGCGGCACGTTTCCAGACAAAGATGTGGAATATCTGCCGCTTTGTTTTAATGCAGCTTGAAAAAGGCGAACCTGAGGATGATTCGGCATCTGTTCTCGCAGACAGATGGTTGATGGACAAACTTTCATCAACCGAAAAAACAGTTACTGAGTGTATGGATTCATATAACTTTGCAGGTGCAATTCTTAGTATCCGTGAGTTTGCAAGGGAGATTTTCGCTGACAATTACATTGAACTTGTAAAGGGACGCCTCTACGGTGACGGAACAGGACGCGGCAGTGCTCTTTTTGCCCTTAGAACTTCAATTGATGCTCTTTGCAGGATGCTTTCTCCGTTTACACCTTACTTTTCAGAAGAATGCTACACAATTCTTACAGGAAAAAGTGTTCACTCAGAATCCTGGGTTGATTTTGAGTATGAGGATGAGGATGCACGTTTGCAGGGTGAGCTTTTGGTAAAGGTTGTCTCTGAAGTGCGCCGTTATAAACACGATGAGGGGCTTGCATTAAACGCTTTGCTTGGACATGTTGTTGTATATACTCCGTATGAGATAAATGACGGCGGAGATGCGGCATCGGCGCTTAATGCAAATCTTGAATGGAAGTGCGAAAAGCCAAAGCTTATCAAATCTGTATCTGATGTAAAGTTCAATTTCGGCATAATCGGTCCTGTATTCAGAAAACAGGCAAATTCTTATATGAATGCAATAAGGGCACTCTCTGATGATGAGAAGATAAATCCTCCAAAGACTGTTTTGGTTGACGGTTCAGAGGCAGATGTTTTGGAAAACTCCTATGAGCCTGTGTTTTCATACAGTGTTGCAGGAGAGACTGTTGATGTTTTAACTATTTCAGACGATGTAATCGTCACAGTCCAGAAAAAGATATAA
- a CDS encoding AEC family transporter, translated as MGGEKLIENLGLFLQSVAVFFLLVILVQFLKRQGVFDDSHQKIFNRFITELILPVTIFSTLAVSTIHIDHIIAAVVMFFSALVCWLISYIFCRLLGFSDKLTGAVVVISGVGCTSTLAYPLISQTYGMDSEAMSFGIMAGELGVVVPTITVGVLVLIYFGSSEKMNRHDLVPVIKNLLKMPMFIAFVLGIVFSQVSFFSGIMGSWFVGTLSGYFISGLEMMVAISVGLMLRPVKLRLILPVLLMVGVLKLIIQPLIVFFGSGAAGLNGIPLEVLVIEASMPAGAIAAVLADRYGCDGNVASVMVIATYLISLATIPVIIMLLV; from the coding sequence TTGGGGGGAGAAAAGCTAATCGAAAATCTGGGTCTTTTTCTTCAGTCTGTTGCTGTCTTTTTTCTCCTTGTAATTCTTGTCCAGTTTCTTAAAAGACAGGGTGTTTTTGATGATTCACACCAGAAGATATTCAACAGATTTATAACAGAGCTTATACTTCCCGTAACAATATTCTCAACGCTTGCTGTAAGCACAATACACATAGATCATATTATTGCAGCTGTAGTAATGTTTTTTTCAGCCCTTGTCTGCTGGCTTATAAGCTATATATTCTGCCGGCTACTTGGTTTTTCTGATAAGCTTACCGGTGCTGTTGTTGTAATATCCGGTGTAGGGTGCACATCCACACTTGCATATCCTCTTATTAGTCAGACCTACGGTATGGACAGCGAAGCAATGTCCTTTGGAATTATGGCAGGTGAGCTTGGAGTTGTTGTTCCGACAATTACGGTCGGCGTATTGGTGCTGATATATTTTGGCAGCAGCGAAAAGATGAACCGGCATGATCTTGTGCCGGTCATAAAAAATCTTTTAAAAATGCCTATGTTTATTGCCTTTGTTTTAGGCATTGTCTTCTCACAGGTAAGTTTTTTTTCCGGTATTATGGGTTCATGGTTTGTAGGGACACTGTCGGGTTATTTTATCAGCGGTCTTGAAATGATGGTTGCAATATCTGTTGGTCTTATGCTCAGGCCGGTTAAACTGCGCCTTATTCTTCCGGTTCTTCTGATGGTTGGAGTTTTAAAACTTATTATTCAGCCTCTCATTGTATTTTTTGGATCAGGAGCGGCAGGTCTTAATGGAATTCCCCTTGAAGTTCTTGTAATTGAAGCTTCTATGCCTGCCGGCGCTATTGCGGCGGTTCTTGCAGACAGGTATGGATGCGACGGAAATGTGGCATCTGTCATGGTGATAGCAACGTATCTGATAAGTCTCGCTACAATTCCTGTAATTATTATGTTGCTTGTTTGA
- a CDS encoding type I restriction endonuclease subunit R — protein sequence MPATPSYSEDSLVEKPAIKLLEELGWQSENCFDETFSPKGGSLGRETKSEVILTKRLIPALEKLNPKLSKEALSLAVEEIVRDREKMSPVAANREVYELLKNGIKVTFRDDKDGYATETVKIIDWKEPSNNDYFLASQFWITGSLYTRRTDLLGFVNGIPLVFIELKASHKNLKSAFDGNLTDYKTAIPQLFWYNALIILSNGSESRIGSITSAWEHFSDWKRINSEGETGIISLETMIRGTCDHERLLDITENFTLFTDVRGGVVKILGKNHQYLGVNNAIESLGKTRENKGRLGVFWHTQGSGKSISMIFFTQKILRTVPGNWTFLVVTDRQELDNQIYKNFVNSGAITEKEAQASSGENLKTLLSEDHRYVFTLIQKFRTEKGAVYQKISDRDDIIVITDEAHRSQYDTFALNMRNAIPNAAFIGFTGTPLLVGEEKTREVFGDYVSVYDFRQSIEDGATVPLYYENRRPELQLINPDLNEQMSAIIDGADLDEEQEKKLEREFAREYHLITRDDRLEKVAEDLVDHFMGRGIRTKAMVISIDKATAVRMYDKVKKYWNLYIDKLKVKAKTSDGEELAGLLDTISYMEKTDMAVVVSQSQNEIPEMQKKGIDIIPHRKRMVNEDLDKKFKDPKDPFSIVFVCAMWITGFDVPSCSTIYLDKPMQNHTLMQTIARANRVFPDKENGLIVDYIGIFRNLQKALAIYAPGRGEGGELPIGDKTILVEKLREAIAKTRSFCKDLGIDIDSAIRNDEFNLIKTLDESVDKILINDESKNQYLSHAGTVSRLFKAIKPDPAVGELQPVCNFILVLAEKIRSLKPIADISEVMEKVEKLLDKSTSAKGYEIREGKAVYLANLNVEELQKRFKKAQHKRTEAEILKNILEQKTRDMIRLNRTRMDFLRKLMEMIDAYNNGSKNVEEFFDDLCKFTEELNEEEQRSTRENLSEEELTVFDLLIKPEMKLSKKEEAEVKKVAKDLLLTIKQNKLVLDWRKRQQSRAEVRVCIDEILDNLPRAYTPEIYTQKCDIIYQHVFDSYSGEGTLIYQ from the coding sequence ATGCCTGCCACACCCAGCTACTCCGAAGACTCACTCGTCGAAAAACCGGCAATAAAATTACTCGAAGAGCTCGGCTGGCAGTCGGAGAACTGTTTTGATGAAACTTTCTCACCCAAAGGGGGAAGCTTAGGGCGTGAGACAAAATCAGAGGTCATCCTTACAAAAAGGCTCATTCCCGCACTTGAAAAACTAAACCCGAAGCTTTCAAAAGAGGCACTCTCTCTTGCAGTTGAGGAGATTGTCCGCGACAGGGAAAAGATGAGTCCTGTTGCCGCTAACAGGGAAGTATACGAACTCTTAAAAAACGGAATCAAGGTTACTTTCAGGGATGATAAGGACGGTTATGCAACAGAAACTGTAAAAATAATCGACTGGAAAGAGCCTTCAAACAACGACTACTTCCTCGCATCACAGTTCTGGATAACAGGCAGTCTCTACACACGACGAACCGACCTTTTAGGGTTTGTAAACGGAATCCCGCTTGTCTTCATAGAACTAAAGGCAAGCCATAAAAATTTAAAATCCGCATTTGACGGAAACTTAACCGACTATAAGACAGCGATACCGCAGCTCTTCTGGTATAACGCTTTAATAATACTCTCAAACGGCAGCGAGAGCAGAATCGGAAGCATAACCTCGGCATGGGAGCACTTCTCCGACTGGAAACGGATAAACTCGGAAGGTGAGACAGGCATTATCTCACTTGAGACCATGATTCGCGGAACCTGCGATCATGAAAGACTCCTTGACATAACAGAAAACTTCACGCTTTTTACAGATGTCCGCGGCGGAGTCGTAAAAATACTTGGAAAAAACCACCAGTATTTAGGGGTCAACAACGCCATAGAATCCCTCGGCAAAACTCGGGAGAACAAAGGAAGGCTCGGCGTATTCTGGCACACGCAGGGGTCCGGTAAAAGCATCTCGATGATCTTTTTTACGCAAAAGATTCTTAGGACTGTTCCCGGCAACTGGACGTTTCTGGTTGTCACCGACCGCCAGGAACTCGACAATCAGATATACAAAAATTTTGTGAACTCCGGCGCAATAACAGAAAAAGAGGCGCAGGCATCAAGCGGCGAAAACCTGAAGACTCTTCTCTCAGAAGATCACCGCTATGTGTTCACCCTAATTCAGAAATTCAGGACAGAGAAAGGTGCAGTCTACCAGAAGATATCAGACCGCGATGACATAATCGTGATAACAGACGAAGCCCACCGCTCCCAGTATGACACATTCGCACTTAATATGCGAAACGCCATTCCAAACGCTGCTTTCATCGGTTTTACAGGAACACCGCTTTTAGTCGGCGAAGAGAAGACACGCGAGGTATTCGGCGACTACGTAAGCGTCTATGACTTCAGGCAGTCCATAGAAGACGGAGCAACAGTTCCCCTCTACTACGAAAACCGCCGCCCCGAACTTCAGTTAATAAACCCCGATCTCAATGAGCAGATGTCAGCAATCATCGACGGGGCTGACCTTGATGAGGAACAGGAAAAGAAACTTGAGCGGGAATTCGCAAGGGAATACCATCTCATAACAAGAGACGACCGGCTTGAGAAGGTCGCCGAAGATCTGGTTGATCACTTCATGGGCCGCGGCATCCGCACAAAGGCGATGGTCATCTCAATTGACAAGGCAACCGCAGTCAGAATGTATGACAAGGTGAAAAAATACTGGAATCTCTACATTGACAAGCTAAAAGTAAAAGCCAAAACATCAGACGGTGAAGAGCTCGCAGGACTTCTTGACACCATATCATACATGGAAAAAACCGACATGGCTGTTGTTGTCTCACAGTCGCAGAATGAAATCCCCGAGATGCAGAAGAAAGGAATCGACATAATTCCCCACCGTAAAAGAATGGTGAACGAGGATCTCGATAAGAAGTTCAAGGATCCAAAAGATCCCTTTTCCATCGTATTCGTCTGCGCAATGTGGATTACCGGATTTGACGTCCCGTCATGCTCAACAATCTATCTTGACAAACCGATGCAAAATCACACCTTAATGCAGACTATCGCAAGGGCAAACCGCGTCTTTCCGGACAAGGAGAACGGTCTGATAGTCGACTACATCGGAATATTCAGAAACCTGCAAAAAGCCCTTGCAATCTATGCACCCGGACGGGGTGAAGGCGGCGAACTCCCTATTGGTGATAAAACAATTCTTGTCGAAAAACTAAGGGAGGCAATCGCAAAAACCCGCTCTTTCTGTAAAGATCTGGGTATCGACATTGATTCGGCAATCAGAAATGACGAATTCAATCTTATCAAAACACTGGATGAGAGTGTGGATAAGATCTTAATTAATGACGAATCAAAAAACCAGTATCTCTCCCACGCCGGCACAGTATCCCGGCTGTTTAAGGCGATAAAACCTGACCCCGCAGTAGGTGAACTTCAGCCGGTCTGCAACTTCATTCTTGTACTTGCCGAAAAGATAAGATCACTAAAACCCATCGCAGATATCTCGGAAGTTATGGAGAAAGTCGAAAAACTTCTCGACAAATCAACATCTGCAAAAGGATATGAGATAAGAGAGGGAAAGGCGGTTTATCTTGCAAATCTCAATGTTGAGGAGCTGCAAAAACGGTTTAAAAAAGCTCAGCATAAGCGAACAGAGGCGGAAATTCTGAAAAATATCCTTGAACAAAAGACCAGGGATATGATCCGGTTAAACCGGACAAGAATGGATTTTCTCAGAAAATTAATGGAGATGATTGACGCCTACAATAACGGCAGTAAAAATGTTGAGGAATTCTTCGATGACCTCTGCAAATTTACGGAAGAGTTAAACGAAGAAGAGCAGAGGAGCACACGCGAAAACCTCTCGGAAGAAGAGCTGACAGTCTTTGACCTTCTTATAAAACCGGAGATGAAACTTTCCAAAAAGGAAGAGGCTGAGGTTAAAAAAGTCGCAAAAGACCTCCTCCTGACAATTAAACAGAACAAACTTGTTCTTGACTGGCGAAAACGTCAGCAGTCACGGGCCGAAGTCAGGGTATGTATAGATGAGATTCTTGATAATCTGCCACGGGCATACACTCCCGAAATCTACACACAAAAATGCGACATAATCTATCAGCACGTTTTTGACTCATACTCCGGTGAAGGAACACTTATTTACCAATAA
- a CDS encoding DUF1016 N-terminal domain-containing protein, producing MTKKMPDTEITTAGNISQESPALIDDLRRIIDEARGRVAVAVNSAMTLLYWQIGKRINEEILKGNRADYGEKIVATLSLQLMAEYGRGFSQKSLRHMIRFAEVFPDEKNVSALMRQLII from the coding sequence ATGACAAAGAAGATGCCTGACACAGAAATAACAACGGCGGGGAACATTTCACAGGAATCACCTGCCCTTATTGACGATCTCAGAAGGATTATTGATGAGGCAAGAGGCCGTGTTGCAGTTGCGGTAAACTCTGCCATGACTCTTCTTTACTGGCAGATTGGAAAGCGGATTAATGAAGAAATTTTAAAGGGAAACCGTGCTGATTACGGTGAGAAAATTGTTGCCACACTGTCACTGCAATTGATGGCAGAATACGGACGCGGGTTTTCACAGAAAAGCCTCAGGCATATGATCAGGTTTGCCGAAGTCTTCCCTGATGAAAAGAATGTCTCAGCACTGATGAGACAATTGATTATATAA
- a CDS encoding TIGR00297 family protein gives MIFRRDMWIVLAISVAAVIISPYIQPPWLLAVITILISALFYAIRDAKYPAIGMSIVAILYGAGLVSLMVFLGTITIVMMGEAASRIMADNKYRIYVHILVASVSSVIVMLYLNYTNILIPLTGLIVALMLKSVLKKREDSIMLECIGASMTMYLFEDISYTANTNLIILAIIISFAFGILSYKMKAADMSGLFSAALMGILIIVFSDITWFFVMLAFFILGSGFTKFKYEKKKREGVAESRGGVRGFLNVFANGLVSLCAAILFGIYQDPLFSAMFIGSISSAMADTTASELGMLGKTPRLITTFKKVPKGTDGGVTLFGEAAATISAFILCMVAYALGVVTFEIALFGVLAGFVGTNVDSFIGATLERKGLIHNTGTNFLCTLSGGIFAMLLYIL, from the coding sequence ATGATATTCCGGAGAGACATGTGGATTGTTCTTGCTATTTCAGTAGCGGCAGTAATTATCTCTCCATATATTCAGCCGCCATGGCTTCTTGCAGTTATTACAATTCTTATAAGTGCTCTTTTCTACGCAATAAGAGATGCAAAATACCCCGCAATAGGAATGAGCATTGTTGCAATATTATACGGGGCAGGACTTGTCTCCCTGATGGTCTTTTTGGGAACAATAACTATTGTGATGATGGGAGAGGCGGCCTCGCGGATTATGGCTGACAATAAATACAGGATATATGTTCATATTCTGGTAGCTTCGGTCTCTTCTGTTATCGTAATGCTCTATTTAAACTACACAAATATTTTGATTCCACTTACAGGTCTGATTGTAGCTTTGATGCTCAAATCAGTTCTTAAAAAAAGAGAGGATTCAATAATGCTTGAGTGCATCGGCGCTTCAATGACGATGTATTTGTTTGAAGACATAAGCTACACTGCGAATACAAATCTCATAATTCTTGCAATAATCATTTCATTTGCTTTTGGAATTTTATCTTACAAGATGAAAGCCGCAGATATGTCCGGCCTTTTCAGTGCCGCACTTATGGGTATCTTAATTATTGTCTTCTCTGACATCACATGGTTTTTTGTGATGCTTGCATTTTTCATACTGGGTTCAGGATTTACAAAGTTTAAGTATGAAAAGAAAAAAAGAGAAGGTGTTGCTGAGTCACGCGGAGGTGTACGCGGATTTTTAAATGTTTTTGCAAATGGTCTTGTCTCTCTTTGCGCCGCAATTTTATTTGGAATCTACCAGGACCCTCTCTTTTCTGCAATGTTTATTGGCAGCATTTCTTCAGCGATGGCTGATACAACAGCAAGCGAACTTGGAATGCTTGGAAAAACACCACGCCTGATTACTACATTTAAAAAAGTTCCAAAAGGAACAGATGGAGGAGTCACTCTTTTTGGCGAAGCCGCGGCAACAATATCGGCATTTATTTTGTGTATGGTTGCGTACGCACTTGGAGTTGTAACCTTTGAAATAGCACTATTTGGTGTTCTTGCAGGGTTTGTCGGAACAAATGTTGACAGTTTTATCGGTGCAACTCTTGAAAGAAAAGGGCTGATTCACAACACCGGAACAAACTTCCTCTGCACTCTGTCCGGAGGAATCTTTGCAATGCTTCTCTATATTCTCTGA
- a CDS encoding AEC family transporter, translated as MQDRPEFVGESLMTDIVMLHIQLILIFLAIVLLILYLKKKGVFSDDYREVFDRLVTELVFPVVIFSGLLTRDFSFEWIFQSAILMVAIFLCGIIAYAGCRLLGLSRKKTGTIVLISSFGSTTTFSAPLVGAYYGTQSMAFSEVMIEGLVGVAVPFSLFGILVAAYFGRDEGSCESFYDVFKKFLISPVLIALLLGIIISVILPVAFPEAKAIFDGLFVGVFSVIGESLELLILASLAFMLKPQGLREILSLTLLVFSVKMILQPLFVIFGAGLAGFSEVSCGILLLLALAPSGAIALVYADRYGCDGSLGAGIVIATYLLSMLTFPLAAGFLF; from the coding sequence ATGCAAGACAGACCGGAGTTTGTGGGAGAGTCTCTTATGACAGATATTGTCATGCTGCATATTCAGCTAATTCTGATTTTTCTGGCAATTGTGCTCTTAATCCTGTATTTAAAGAAAAAAGGTGTCTTTTCTGATGATTACAGGGAAGTGTTTGACAGGCTTGTGACTGAGCTTGTGTTTCCTGTAGTCATCTTTTCCGGACTTTTAACAAGGGATTTTAGTTTTGAATGGATTTTTCAGTCTGCAATACTGATGGTGGCAATTTTTCTGTGCGGCATCATTGCATATGCGGGGTGCCGCCTTTTAGGGCTTTCAAGAAAAAAAACCGGTACAATTGTTCTTATTTCCTCTTTTGGAAGCACAACGACATTTTCAGCGCCTTTGGTCGGCGCTTATTATGGCACACAGAGTATGGCATTTTCTGAGGTAATGATTGAGGGGCTTGTTGGCGTTGCTGTACCTTTTTCATTATTTGGAATATTGGTGGCTGCTTATTTTGGAAGGGATGAGGGGAGCTGCGAGAGCTTTTATGATGTCTTTAAAAAATTTCTCATAAGTCCTGTATTGATTGCACTTCTTCTTGGCATTATTATCTCAGTAATTCTGCCCGTTGCCTTTCCTGAGGCAAAAGCAATATTTGACGGTCTTTTTGTAGGTGTATTTTCGGTTATCGGGGAGTCACTTGAGCTTCTTATCCTGGCGTCTCTTGCATTTATGCTAAAACCTCAGGGATTGAGGGAGATTCTCTCTTTAACCCTGCTGGTCTTCAGCGTAAAGATGATTCTGCAGCCTTTGTTTGTGATATTTGGGGCGGGTCTTGCAGGTTTTTCTGAAGTTTCCTGCGGGATTCTCCTCCTTTTGGCCCTGGCGCCTTCTGGTGCTATTGCTCTTGTATATGCTGACAGGTACGGCTGTGACGGGAGCCTTGGCGCAGGAATTGTGATTGCGACATATCTGCTCAGCATGCTGACATTCCCTCTTGCCGCAGGGTTTTTGTTTTAG